AGCCAGACCTTTGTTGAAACTTTCGATAGCTTTAGCATAATCAGGCTCTCCTTGCTTTAAATAAGTATTTCCTAAGTAGAAGTAATTCTCAGCACTAGGCTCTTTCGCGATCATATTCGTGAAATTAGTTTTTGCCTGTGCAAATTTATCACTGTCTATGCTGTTAATACCGTCCTGCAGCGTCTGTGCAGAAGCGAAACCAGCAAAAAATACTACGGCTGCTCCAAAAGCAATCTTCTTTACATTCATAATCATTATATCTTTCATTTTATATTTTTCTATATTCGAGTTATATTCTACGCAATTTTCAGACCAAAATGTTATTTATCTGAAGGGTAAAATACGATTTTAATATTTATTAACGCATTTGTACCTCTCTCTTATAGAGGTTGTAAGGCTGTAATCCTTCTTTTTCTACGATCATCTGCCCCAGCTGGGTACATGAGTATCTGATAAAGCCATTGGCTATGTTAAAATTGCCTTCATTGGTTAAAAAATACAGGACACGGGTGAATGGATACTTCATTTCACGCATTCCTTCAGAATCAGCGGTATATAGCTTTCCTTGATCCTGTATCGGAAGGACTTTTACCATTTCCCTCAGTTTTTGAGAGGTTTTATCATAAGGTCTACTGAATGTGTTAAGCCCAATAACACCAATCTTTCCCGGATATTTCCCCAGTTCTTCAATAATATTCTGGTTTCCCGGAATGATAGAGAATTTAAGATCTTTAGGTTGTTTTTTTAATTTCTGAGCGACGAAGTTCAGGTTACTGGAATTGGTTCCGTCAAAAATGAAATTCTTATCATCAGATTCCATCCCATTTTTAATTTCATCCATAGAAATACTTTCTTTAGGAGAATCTTTAGGGACAACAAAAATGACAGCATCTGCTGCAAATTTAGCGGGAAGAAACTTCAGATCTACCTGTTCTTCATAAGTTTTCTTTTCTTCGGGAGTGAGATCTCTGGACATTACTGCAATTCTCGCTTTGTCATTAAGAAGATCAATAAAACCCAGGTCTTCTTTCTTGGTAACCACTTTGATGTGTGTATCCGGATAATTAATCATATATCCTTCTGCCAAAGCTTCTGTAACGCTTTTGAAGGATTCATCCGCAAGAATGGTAAGATCCCCTTTATGATAAGACGGAGATTTTTCTTCTTTTTTGCAGCCTACAGCGATGACACTTAAAACACAAAGCATCAATGCTTTACAACTATTCTTCATTTCCTGAATTTTTAATTTTTGCAACCGCTCTATAGATTCTAAAAATCCCATAAAGAATAAGCACTGCTCCCAGTGCATAAGCAACGGCAGGCTCCAGAATCGTAAAGAAAAACTTGTAGACAATAACTACACCTCCCAATACGATATAAAACAATCCTGTAATTAAGGATAACCAATTGAACATCATGTAACAAAAATACCAAAAAAAATAAAAAAGAGAAGCATATGCTTCTCTTTTTCTTTATAAGTTGAATAAGAATTATTATTCAAAGTTCATTGTGAACGGAACGCTATAGTAAGATCTAACGCTCTCCCCGTTTCTTTTCGCAGGAGTCCATTTTTTCAGTTTCTTAACTACACGCACTGCTTCATTGTTGAAGTCGCCATTTGGAGATTTCTCTTCAATTACAACTCCGGAAACGGTACCGTCTCTTTCTACAACGAATTTAAGCTTAGCTTTAAGCGTACCTTCACCTCCTTCCATTAATGAAGTATCAAAGTTTTCCCCAAGGAACTTTCTCAATGCTCCCATACCTCCAGGATATTCTGCAGACTGGTCTACATCTTTGTAGATCTCGTTAGGGTTATTCGTCTTCACCTCTGCAGTACTTGCTTTAGTACCTGTAGATGGCGGTGGTGGCGGTGGTGTATAGGCCGGAGCCTTTACTCCTTCCTGATTTTGTAAACCAGTAGTCGTTTCTAACTGCTTAGAAATCGGCGGTGGAGGAGTTTCAATTTTCGGAGCTTTTACAGGCTCAGGAACCACGTTCTGGATCACCTCAATTTTCTCTTCCTCTTTTGGAGGTGGAGGTGGTGGAGGTGGTTCTTCTTCTTTAGGCTGCTCGATAATCGGATCTTCTTCAATAATATTTAATAGATCTGCCTTTACTTCCTGTTTAGGCGGAGCTGTAAGATTCTTGATCGTAAGATAGATGAACGGAGACAAAGCCATAAGTAGGAATAAAGACGTTCCGACAATAAAAGATTTTGTCAAAAGTCTAGGATACTGATGTCTAAGGTCATAGGCACCATATTCCTTGTTTCTATTTTCAAATACGATTTCGTCTAAAGTAAGATTCTGACCGTATACATTTTCATCTGCCATAGATATACAATTTTATGGTTAAATTACTTTGTGGCAGCCGGTGCAGAAGCACCACCTATTTTTTTCTCGTAAATTGCTTTTTCCCAAGGCTTCAAGTCGGTTACCCCGTACTGTTCGCTTTTGGTAATGGCCATTTCATCAAGAATATCCACGAAGTTTTTATATACAGCATCGTCAGTCGGCTTAATGATCACCGTAAATTTGGTTTGATCTGCAGCTCTTGCTTTTGCCTGCTCAATAACTTTTCTGATTCCAGCTCTGTCTAAGGTAGTTTCATTAAGATTCTGATCGTTCAGGGATGTATTATCCTGCTGATGCCAGAACACTTTGTTGTCTTTACCTAATAATATTGAGATAGAGTTCGAAAGTTTAATTTCTGTTGGAGGTGGTTTTTTAGTTTCATCTTTCGGTTTTGCCGGAAGACCCAAATCCATAACATTCGGTTTGCTAAATGTAGTTGTGAACATAAAGAAGGTAATCAATAGAAAACCCAAGTCCACCATCGGAGTCATATCAACTCTGGTACTCTGCTTCTTGGAACGTACCTTGCCGCCTTTGGCGCCCTTATCCTGTACTTGTACTTCTGCCATTTCTAATGATTTACGGTTTACCTTCTTGTGATGTAATCAACCAAAATTTAAGAAAATCAATATCTCTCAAACCCTCAAACAGGCTTTTAACTTTAGGGTATTCGGTAGTAACGTCACCTTTGATTGCTAATTTGTAATCAGGATTAACGCTTAAACTCTGTTGTACCCAGTCGATTAACTGCTTATTTGTACTATCCATCGGAATCCCTGTAGGACTCTTATAATTTTTCTGCTCATCTTCAGACAGATCGAGATAGCCTTTCAGCTGGTTCATAGGAACCCCGATTGCCTGTACTTTCTGGAAAGCAGCTTTTTGTTTGTTGTCAAAAGTCATTTTATACTTTTCACCCATTTTTTCCAAAAGCGCTAATCTTTCTGATGCGTTTTCTACTGGTTGGAAATAGAATTTTCCGTCCGGTGTAGCATTAATAGTCATAAGACTGGCATCAGGAAGAAGTTTTTCAGATATTGAAGATGGCGGTTTAATCTGCTCCACGTCAGGTTTTTTAAACTGAGTGGTCAATATAAAGAACGTAAGTAGTAGGAACGCAACGTCACACATTGCCGTCATGTCCGTAATTACTCCGTGTCTTTTTGGTTTGACTCTCGCCATTATTATTAATGATTTTTAATTAAACTTCTTTTTACTTACTGCAAATTCCTTGCTAATTCTTAGTTGAATTCAGCGAAAGACTGCTGGATGCTCATAGCGATCTCGTCGATCTTATAAGTTAATCCGTCAATTTTAGAAGTAAAGAAGTTGTAAAGGATAATAGCGATTGCTGAAGTACCAATACCTAAAGCCGTGTTGATCAATGCTTCAGAAATACCTGTAGAAAGTGCAGCAGCATCTGGAGTACCACCACCTGAACCTAACGCGAAGAATGCCTTGATCATCCCGATTACCGTTCCAAGAAGTGCTACTAGCGTTGCAACAGTTCCTAAAGTAGAAAGGATCATCATGTTTTTCTCAAGCATTGGCATCTCAAGAGTAGTAGCTTCTTCGATAGCTTTGTTAAGAGCTACCATTTTTTGCTCTTTATTTAAAGTAGTATCATGAGAAAGCGCTTTGTAAGTAGTAAGACCTTCCTTCACTACGTTACCAACAGAACCTTGTTGTCTATCACACTCTTCTAAAGCTTCATCAATTTTGTTTTTGTTCAATAAGCTTCTTACCTGAACTACGAAGTTGTCTAAGTTTCCTTTACCAGCAGCTTTGCTTAGTACGAAATATCTTTCAAAAGAGAAAACAATTACAGTAATCATGAAAGTAATCAAGATTGGTACGATAACCCCTCCTTTGTAGATAATACCTAAAAACGACTCTGGGTGAATGTCTTTTCCTTCAACACTTGAAAAGGCTACAGATCCACTTCCTAGTTTGTCTGCATCTTTAAAGTTTCCTGGGCTTCCAAGAACGAATAAATAAATACATACTCCTATAGCAAATAGAATAGGAATAATAACAGCTGGATTTAAACCTCCTGCTTTTCTAGCAACTACTTGCTCATCATTTTTTGAAACATTCATTTCCATATTTAACTAAATTATATTGTTTTAAATTTTTACAGGGTGTAAATTAAAGGCAAAATTAATTAAAATGCAAGAGTCTTAAATAAACATTTTGCATTTTTTTGATAAAGAAAATTTAATACGATTTCGATATAATAATTATTTTTAAAAATTTTATTTATTTTCCCCAATTTTAACATTTGGGTTAAAAATTTAAAAAAATAAGCCCTTCATTTTTTTTAATTTGCCAATGTTAATTTTTTTTTAAATTACGATATTCACAATACGGTGAGGCACAACAATGATTTTTTTAGGGGTTTTGCCTTCCAAAATCTGTTGCATTTTTTCATCTGCAATCACCAAATCTTCTACCTCCTTGGCAGATAATTGAGCTGAAAGTGAAATTTTGAACTTCATTTTACCATTTACACTTACCGGATACTCAATTTCATCTTCAATCAGATATTCTTCATTCAATACCGGGAACTTTTCAAATTCAATAGAAGTGTCATGTCCCAGTAAACTCCAAAGCTCTTCACAGATGTGCGGAGCATACGGAGAGATGATAACGGCTAATGGTTCCAAAATATTGCGCTTGTTGCATTTTATTTTTTGCAGCTCGTTCACAGCAATCATAAATGATGATACTGATGTATTGAAAGAGAAGTTTTCAATATCGTAAACCACCTTCTTTATTAAGGTATGTAAAACTTTGTATTCTGCCTTTGTAGGCTCTTCATCAGAAACTTCAAAAACATCTCCGTTGAAATACAGGTTCCAGAATTTTTTAAGGAAACCGTAAACTCCGCTTAGTCCTTGGGTGTTCCAAGGCTTAGACTGCTCTAATGGCCCTAAGAACATTTCATATAGTCTTAGCCCGTCTGCTCCGTATTCATTACAGATATCATCAGGATTCACTACATTATATTTTGACTTGGACATTTTTTCTACTTCACGGTCTGTGATGTATTTTCCATCCTCTAAAATAAATTCAGCATCGGCATAATCCGGTCTCCATGCTTTGAAAGCTTCTGTATCTAATTCATCTGAAGTTCCTTTTAATAAGGATACATCAACGTGAATTTGTTGTGTTGAATAATTTCCTGCTAAATTTTTAGAAACATATTGGTTGGTTCCGTCAATTCTGTAGACAAAAGCACTCATCCCAAGAATCATCCCTTGGTTGATCAGTTTCTGGAAAGGCTCATCATGATTGATATATCCTCTGTCTTTTAAGAACATATTCCAGAAACGGGAATACAGTAAGTGTCCGGTAGCATGTTCGCTTCCTCCTATATATAAGTCTACCTGTCCCCAGTAATCTGAAAGTTCTTTATTGGTGAAAACCTCTTCATTTTTCGGATCCATATATCTAAGGAAGTACCATGAACTTCCTGCCCATCCAGGCATTGTGGATAATTCTAAAGGGAAAACCGTTTTGTCATCAATTAAATCTGTAGCAACCACCTTCTGGTTTATCTCATCCCATGCAAAAGTTTTTGCATTTCCTAATGGCGGATCTCCGTCTTCAGTTGGTAAATATTTTTCAACTTCCGGAAGTTCCAAAGGCAATGCAGAAGTTGGTAACGTGTAAGGCATTCCATCCTTATAATATATAGGAACCGGTTCTCCCCAATAACGCTGTCTTGAGAAAATAGCATCACGCTGTCTGTAATTGGTCGTTCCGTGGCCAATTCCTTTGTTTTCAATTTCTGAAATTATTTTTGATTTGGCATCGTTATAACTCATTCCGTTTAAGAAATCAGAGTTCACACAAACCGAATCTTTAGAATCAAAAGATTTCTCCTGAACATCTTCTTCAGTTTCTACAACTTTTTTAATTTCCAGATTAAATTTCTTTGCAAATCTGTGATCACGTTCATCATGTGCAGGAACAGCCATTACCGCTCCTGTTCCGTAGCCCATCAATACATAATCTGAAATATAAATTGGCATTTTTTCTCCGCTGAACGGATTGACTACATAACTTCCGGTGAAAGCACCGCTCACGTTTTTCACGTCAGCCATTCTGTCTCTTTCTGTTTTTTTGGAAGTTTCTTCTATATAAGTATCTACTTCTGCTTTTTGTGCGTCTGTAGTAATGGTTTCCACTAAAGGATTTTCAGGAGCCAACACCATAAATGTTGCTCCGAAAATGGTATCAGGCCTTGTAGTGAACACTTCAACAACCTCATCGTGTCCTTCTACCTGAAACTTCACCTGAGCTCCCTGAGATTTCCCGATCCAGTATTCCTGGGAATCTTTCAAAGGCTGCGGCCAGTCCAAAGTAGCAAGTCCTTGTAACAGTCTTTCAGAATAAGCTGA
This region of Chryseobacterium vaccae genomic DNA includes:
- a CDS encoding ExbD/TolR family protein, which gives rise to MAEVQVQDKGAKGGKVRSKKQSTRVDMTPMVDLGFLLITFFMFTTTFSKPNVMDLGLPAKPKDETKKPPPTEIKLSNSISILLGKDNKVFWHQQDNTSLNDQNLNETTLDRAGIRKVIEQAKARAADQTKFTVIIKPTDDAVYKNFVDILDEMAITKSEQYGVTDLKPWEKAIYEKKIGGASAPAATK
- a CDS encoding PstS family phosphate ABC transporter substrate-binding protein, with the protein product MKNSCKALMLCVLSVIAVGCKKEEKSPSYHKGDLTILADESFKSVTEALAEGYMINYPDTHIKVVTKKEDLGFIDLLNDKARIAVMSRDLTPEEKKTYEEQVDLKFLPAKFAADAVIFVVPKDSPKESISMDEIKNGMESDDKNFIFDGTNSSNLNFVAQKLKKQPKDLKFSIIPGNQNIIEELGKYPGKIGVIGLNTFSRPYDKTSQKLREMVKVLPIQDQGKLYTADSEGMREMKYPFTRVLYFLTNEGNFNIANGFIRYSCTQLGQMIVEKEGLQPYNLYKREVQMR
- a CDS encoding ExbD/TolR family protein, giving the protein MARVKPKRHGVITDMTAMCDVAFLLLTFFILTTQFKKPDVEQIKPPSSISEKLLPDASLMTINATPDGKFYFQPVENASERLALLEKMGEKYKMTFDNKQKAAFQKVQAIGVPMNQLKGYLDLSEDEQKNYKSPTGIPMDSTNKQLIDWVQQSLSVNPDYKLAIKGDVTTEYPKVKSLFEGLRDIDFLKFWLITSQEGKP
- a CDS encoding C4-dicarboxylate ABC transporter, coding for MMFNWLSLITGLFYIVLGGVVIVYKFFFTILEPAVAYALGAVLILYGIFRIYRAVAKIKNSGNEE
- a CDS encoding energy transducer TonB; amino-acid sequence: MADENVYGQNLTLDEIVFENRNKEYGAYDLRHQYPRLLTKSFIVGTSLFLLMALSPFIYLTIKNLTAPPKQEVKADLLNIIEEDPIIEQPKEEEPPPPPPPPKEEEKIEVIQNVVPEPVKAPKIETPPPPISKQLETTTGLQNQEGVKAPAYTPPPPPPSTGTKASTAEVKTNNPNEIYKDVDQSAEYPGGMGALRKFLGENFDTSLMEGGEGTLKAKLKFVVERDGTVSGVVIEEKSPNGDFNNEAVRVVKKLKKWTPAKRNGESVRSYYSVPFTMNFE
- a CDS encoding MotA/TolQ/ExbB proton channel family protein; translated protein: MEMNVSKNDEQVVARKAGGLNPAVIIPILFAIGVCIYLFVLGSPGNFKDADKLGSGSVAFSSVEGKDIHPESFLGIIYKGGVIVPILITFMITVIVFSFERYFVLSKAAGKGNLDNFVVQVRSLLNKNKIDEALEECDRQQGSVGNVVKEGLTTYKALSHDTTLNKEQKMVALNKAIEEATTLEMPMLEKNMMILSTLGTVATLVALLGTVIGMIKAFFALGSGGGTPDAAALSTGISEALINTALGIGTSAIAIILYNFFTSKIDGLTYKIDEIAMSIQQSFAEFN
- the leuS gene encoding leucine--tRNA ligase, translated to MFYDHQQIEKKWQKYWEENQTYKTSNNTDKPKFYVLDMFPYPSGAGLHVGHPLGYIASDIYARYKRHQGFNVLHPVGYDSFGLPAEQYAIQTGQHPAVTTEQNINRYEEQLKKIGFSFDWSREVRTSDSSYYKWTQWIFIELYHSWYNKDTDKAESIDTLIRHFEEKGTEGLNANQNDELNFTAEEWEKASELDKEDILLNYRLAYRAETTVNWCPALGTVLANDEVKDGKSERGGFPVFQKKMMQWSMRISAYSERLLQGLATLDWPQPLKDSQEYWIGKSQGAQVKFQVEGHDEVVEVFTTRPDTIFGATFMVLAPENPLVETITTDAQKAEVDTYIEETSKKTERDRMADVKNVSGAFTGSYVVNPFSGEKMPIYISDYVLMGYGTGAVMAVPAHDERDHRFAKKFNLEIKKVVETEEDVQEKSFDSKDSVCVNSDFLNGMSYNDAKSKIISEIENKGIGHGTTNYRQRDAIFSRQRYWGEPVPIYYKDGMPYTLPTSALPLELPEVEKYLPTEDGDPPLGNAKTFAWDEINQKVVATDLIDDKTVFPLELSTMPGWAGSSWYFLRYMDPKNEEVFTNKELSDYWGQVDLYIGGSEHATGHLLYSRFWNMFLKDRGYINHDEPFQKLINQGMILGMSAFVYRIDGTNQYVSKNLAGNYSTQQIHVDVSLLKGTSDELDTEAFKAWRPDYADAEFILEDGKYITDREVEKMSKSKYNVVNPDDICNEYGADGLRLYEMFLGPLEQSKPWNTQGLSGVYGFLKKFWNLYFNGDVFEVSDEEPTKAEYKVLHTLIKKVVYDIENFSFNTSVSSFMIAVNELQKIKCNKRNILEPLAVIISPYAPHICEELWSLLGHDTSIEFEKFPVLNEEYLIEDEIEYPVSVNGKMKFKISLSAQLSAKEVEDLVIADEKMQQILEGKTPKKIIVVPHRIVNIVI